In the bacterium genome, CGCCGCGCTTCCGACGCGCCGCGGCATGCTGGGGCGCAGAACCGGCAGCTTCCCCGGCCGCTGCGTCACCGCCATCAGCTGGAGCAGTTCATTATCGGGCCCTCGGAAGTAGACGGCCCGCCCGCCACTATACGCCCCGAATGTCAGGTCGACTGGCGTCATGATCATGGCTCCGATCTTCTTCAACCGCTCCAGGGCCGCGTCGAGGTCCTCGACGAAGAAGGCCAGATGCAGGCCGCCGATCGCCTCGGGCGGATACGTGACCGTGGCCTGTTTCGGAAGGTGATAGTACTTTACTAGCTCGATGATGGTGTTAGTATGCGGGATCTGGAAGAAGACGACGTCAAGCTCTAGGCCCGTCTGGCCGACCATCGCCGCGACGGGCTCCGCCCCCTTTCCGCGAAATTCCACCTTCTGGATTGGTTCCGTATCGAATAAGGCGCTGAAGAACCGCACGGAACGCTCAATGTCCGAGACGATGATGCCGATATGCTCGGCCCAGTACATGTGCCGTCCCTCCCTCCCCAGGGGCTGGTCGGGTCCCAAATGGGTTCCCCGGCTTCGCCCGACTCCGGATCGTGTCCCGTCAGCGCGTCTTCGGCATGGCAAACGCCACTCTCGGGTTGTCGACGACAGGCTGCCGGATCTCTGGCTCTGTGAATCCCCGCGCGCGCATCCACGGCACAATGTTCCGGAGGATGTGGTCAAACCCTGCCCCCCCATAGCGACGCGTGCGGTGCTTCGTGCACACGTCGTGGGAGAAGAGCAGTTGCGACCCATACCCGGCGTCGAAGAGTTCTCGAATCTGGTCGAGGCGTTGGACGTCGCTCGGGATGTCGATCCCCAGTTCCCGATAAGGGTATTTCGCAGTCACCTCGGTGCCAAACAAGTCGTATTCGAGGTAACATCCCGTGTCGGCGAGCACCTTCAACTCATCCAGGCTTGGCACGGTCCGCTCGATGTGAGAGATGATGAGCCGCTTGGGATCGGCTCCCGCGGGTCGGAGGAGCTCGAGGATCTGGAGCGGCGAGTTGGGGTGCCGCCCGGGGTGGACCGAGAGGCCGCACCCGAGCTCCCTCTGCGCGGCACCGGCGGCGCGAAAGACCTTGGCCTCCTCCGCCACAATGGGCCAAGAGCTGCCGATCTCGCCGATCAGCCCGGCGCGAATCCCTGTCTCGGCGACTCCCTCGGTAAATTCCCGTATGATTTCGGCCGTAATCTCGTCCTCCGTCATCCTCGCCACATGCGGCGGGTGCGTCGGAGCGACATAGTATCCCGAGCCCATCACGATGTGGAGACCGGACGCGCGCGCGATGCGCACGAGGGCGTGCGGGTTCCGGCCGAGGCCCTCCAAGGTGCAGTCGACGAGACTGTTCCCACCCGCCCGGCGGTACCACAGCGCCTCGTCGATAGCCGCCTGCTCACTGTCCAGAACCAGATTGTCGAGGTTGCTACCCCAGTTGAGCTGGATCCAGTGCAGGATCTCAAGCGACACGGGCCGGCGCGCCAGCTCCCGTTCCTCCGGTTCTGCCGGCTCCTTGAAGGTGACGTGACGCTGGTCGCACAGCAGATGTTCGTGACTCAGCGTGATCCCGAGATCGGAGGCGGGGATCGGGCCGAGGACGGTCTGGACGACGTCGAGCACGCGGGGCTCCGTCCTAGATCCCGATGCGCATCGCGCCCGTCTGCGCGCGGGGGTCGAGCTCGTCACGGAGGGCATCGCCGAGCACGTTGAACGCGATGATGAGGAGCACGAGCGCCAGCGACGGAAAAACGACGAGCCACGGCGCGACGGTCATGATGCCGCGCGCCTTCGCCAGCATGCTTCCCCAGTCGGCATCCGGCGGCTGGACGCCGAGTCCCAGGAAGCTCAACGACGCGTGCGCAAGCTCGGCGGTCGACAGACTGAGCGCGGTTTGGATAATGACCGCAGGCAGGATATTCGGCAGCACGTGCTCCAGGAGGATCTCGTGTGGCCTCCGTCCGGCCAAGTGTGCGGCTTCGATGAAGAGCCGCTGCCGCACCCCGAACGTCGACGCGCGGGCGATGCGCGCAAATCGCGGCACGTACACGATCGCCACAGCAAAGAGGGCGTTGTTCAGACCGGGCCCGAGCACCCCGACGACCACGAGCGCAAGGAGCAGTGCCGGCATCGAGAACATGATCCCGACGATCCAGCTCAGCACGATGTCCACGAGGCCGCCCGCGTAGCCTGCCACGAGACCGATCGCGGTTCCAATCACCAGCGCGGCAGCGACAGAGGCTCCGGACACATAAAAGGCGATCGGCGCCGCTGCGATGACGCGGCTGAGCTGATCCCGCCCGAGCTCGTCTGTCCCGAACCAGTGGCGTGTACTGGGGCCCTGCAGGACGTCCTCGGCGTTGATCTGGTTCGGACCGTACGGGACGGCGCGCGGACCCGCAAGCGCCACCAACCCCATGAACACCAGCAACGCGAGCGCAATGCGCCCTTCCGGATGACGCCCGAGTCTAGAGACCAGGCCGTGCCCGGGACGTGCGAAGGAAACCGCAGCCGTCGCCATCACGTCCGCTGGGTTGGATCGAGGATCGGATACAGGATGTCGACGATCAGGTTGGCCAGGACGAACATCGCCGCAATCATCAGGGTCCCGGCCACGACGAATGGATAGTCCCGCTGTCCGATCGCGACCAGAAGGCCGCGTCCGAGCCCCTCTAGGTTAAAGATCTGTTCTGTGACGATCAGGCCGCCAATCAAGCTTCCGAAAACGTATCCTTGGAGGGTGATCACCGGCACGAGGGCGTTTTTCAGCGCGTGGATGTAGACGATGTTTCGTCTCGGGGCTCCCTTGGCCAGCGCGGTCACGATGTACGCCTCGCCCAGCGCCTCCAGGAGCGCAGCGCGCGACATCTGCGCTGTCATCGCCGCGAGCGGGATAGCGATCGACAAAGTGGGCAGGATCATCGAGCGGAGATTGAGGACCACGTTCTCCGTCATAGGCACGTACGAGGCCTGGTACAGCGGCCCAAGGTAGAGCGCCCCAGCGAGCACGAGGAGCACGCCCGCCACGAAGGGGGGAACGGAAAACACCACGAAGAGCGCCGCCCGCACCGCCAAGCCGGCGGGGCGGTTCGCCCGCACCGCGGCGAAGACGCCGAGGGGAACCCCAATGAGGATGGACTCGACCAGCGAGAGGAGGGCGAGTTCGAGTGAGATTGGGAAATGCCGGGCAATCTCGTCGGTCACGTAACGGCCGGTGATCGGCGACTTCCCGAAGTCGCCGCGAACCGCGCTCCGCAGCCAGCGGCCGTACTGTGTCAACAAGGGGGCATCGAGCCCCAATTTGTGGCGGAGGTCCCGATACTGTTCGGACGTCGCGCCCTCCGAGCCGACCAGCACCGTGACCAAGTCGCCGGGGATCAGCGTCCCCAACCAGAAGGTCAGGAAGGACACC is a window encoding:
- a CDS encoding VOC family protein, which produces MYWAEHIGIIVSDIERSVRFFSALFDTEPIQKVEFRGKGAEPVAAMVGQTGLELDVVFFQIPHTNTIIELVKYYHLPKQATVTYPPEAIGGLHLAFFVEDLDAALERLKKIGAMIMTPVDLTFGAYSGGRAVYFRGPDNELLQLMAVTQRPGKLPVLRPSMPRRVGSAA
- a CDS encoding aryldialkylphosphatase gives rise to the protein MLDVVQTVLGPIPASDLGITLSHEHLLCDQRHVTFKEPAEPEERELARRPVSLEILHWIQLNWGSNLDNLVLDSEQAAIDEALWYRRAGGNSLVDCTLEGLGRNPHALVRIARASGLHIVMGSGYYVAPTHPPHVARMTEDEITAEIIREFTEGVAETGIRAGLIGEIGSSWPIVAEEAKVFRAAGAAQRELGCGLSVHPGRHPNSPLQILELLRPAGADPKRLIISHIERTVPSLDELKVLADTGCYLEYDLFGTEVTAKYPYRELGIDIPSDVQRLDQIRELFDAGYGSQLLFSHDVCTKHRTRRYGGAGFDHILRNIVPWMRARGFTEPEIRQPVVDNPRVAFAMPKTR
- a CDS encoding ABC transporter permease — translated: MATAAVSFARPGHGLVSRLGRHPEGRIALALLVFMGLVALAGPRAVPYGPNQINAEDVLQGPSTRHWFGTDELGRDQLSRVIAAAPIAFYVSGASVAAALVIGTAIGLVAGYAGGLVDIVLSWIVGIMFSMPALLLALVVVGVLGPGLNNALFAVAIVYVPRFARIARASTFGVRQRLFIEAAHLAGRRPHEILLEHVLPNILPAVIIQTALSLSTAELAHASLSFLGLGVQPPDADWGSMLAKARGIMTVAPWLVVFPSLALVLLIIAFNVLGDALRDELDPRAQTGAMRIGI
- a CDS encoding ABC transporter permease, encoding MIRYVAQRLAAGAGVLLAVSFLTFWLGTLIPGDLVTVLVGSEGATSEQYRDLRHKLGLDAPLLTQYGRWLRSAVRGDFGKSPITGRYVTDEIARHFPISLELALLSLVESILIGVPLGVFAAVRANRPAGLAVRAALFVVFSVPPFVAGVLLVLAGALYLGPLYQASYVPMTENVVLNLRSMILPTLSIAIPLAAMTAQMSRAALLEALGEAYIVTALAKGAPRRNIVYIHALKNALVPVITLQGYVFGSLIGGLIVTEQIFNLEGLGRGLLVAIGQRDYPFVVAGTLMIAAMFVLANLIVDILYPILDPTQRT